In the Sulfitobacter pacificus genome, one interval contains:
- a CDS encoding ATP-dependent Clp protease proteolytic subunit: MNDPYETYMNLVPMVVEQTSRGERAYDIFSRLLKERIIFINGPIHSGMSHLVVAQLLHLEAENPSKEISMYINSPGGEVSAGLSIYDTMQYIRPKVSTLICGMAASMGSVIAIGGEKGMRFALPNGEVMVHQPSGGSQGKATDILISARHIERTRERMYQLYMKHSGQDYETVQKALDRDLWMTPDEALEWGHIDEIVANRGKEDDGDAPKTKPKKGKGDK, translated from the coding sequence ATGAATGATCCCTATGAAACCTACATGAACCTTGTCCCGATGGTGGTTGAACAGACCAGCCGGGGGGAACGGGCCTATGATATTTTCTCACGGTTGTTGAAAGAACGGATCATTTTCATCAATGGTCCCATTCACAGTGGCATGAGCCATCTGGTTGTGGCGCAGCTGCTGCATCTTGAGGCGGAAAACCCGTCCAAGGAAATCAGCATGTACATCAATTCACCCGGTGGTGAAGTTTCTGCCGGCCTGTCGATTTATGACACCATGCAGTATATCCGCCCCAAAGTCTCCACGCTGATCTGCGGCATGGCGGCGTCCATGGGGTCTGTCATCGCGATTGGCGGTGAAAAAGGCATGCGTTTTGCCCTGCCAAATGGCGAGGTGATGGTGCACCAGCCCTCTGGCGGCTCACAGGGGAAGGCAACGGATATCCTGATCTCCGCGCGCCACATTGAGCGGACCCGCGAACGGATGTACCAGCTTTATATGAAACATTCCGGTCAGGATTATGAGACCGTGCAAAAGGCGCTGGATCGTGACCTGTGGATGACACCGGACGAGGCGCTGGAGTGGGGCCATATCGACGAGATTGTCGCAAACCGCGGCAAGGAAGACGATGGCGATGCACCGAAAACCAAGCCCAAGAAGGGCAAAGGCGACAAGTAA